The bacterium DNA window GGGCAGTTGATTTATAATTTGCAGATGCAGCAGGCCGAGTTGGAGAAACAACGCCTGCGGCAAGAGTTGGACATGGCGCAAAAGATCCAGAAGAGTCTGCTACCCAAATGCCATCCGGTCTCCGAGTCGTTCGATATCACCATCTGTTATGAGCCGGCCGAAACAGTGGCAGGCGACTATTACGACTATTTCCGTTTGAACGACCACCTCACCGGCATCGTTATCGCCGATGTTTCGGGTCACGGTACCTCAGCGGCACTGGTGATGACTATGGTCAAAGGTGTGCTTCATTCGGTGTGCAAGTCCTACCGCTCGCCGGCGCAGATGCTCGGTGACGTCAATACCATCCTCTGCGGTATCCTGCCGCCACAGATTTTCATCACAATGGTGTTCATGCAGCTTGATCCCCGCAGCCTGCAACTGCGTTTCGCCAGCGCTGGACATAATCCACTGCTATTTTATCACGGCGCCGGCCGAACCTGTGAATTTCTTGAGTGTCGCGGATTGGCGCTCGGCGTAAAACGGGATATATCCTATATCGAGCGCGAGGTGAAGATGTCGCCTGGCGATTTCCTCCTCGCTTACACCGATGGCGTCATTGAGGCGGCTGCTTCTTCCCATGAAATTTTCGGTGAGGAGCGTCTGCTCGAAACGGTGCGAATGGCCATGGAAGAGGAAGCGTCAGACCTGGTTTGCCGCATCCGCCAGACCGTCTGCGACTTTAGCGGCCGCACCTCGCATGAGGACGACATGGCCATGATCGGCATTAAAATGAAGAACAAGGAAGCCAATCGTGACCATCAACCTGTCAAGGAGTAAAACAGGCAACCCTCTGCTGTTGTGGCCAGGCCGGTCAGGATATACGTTTTTGGCTCTGTCCTGACTATGTTTGTCTGTTGCGCCCGTCCACAGAGATGATCCGTTCGGAACTTATGCCCAACGGCTCTTTCAACATCCCGGAATATGACACGGTTAAGGACTGTAAGCAATTCATGGCGCTTTACGCCTATTCACTCTATCATCGAGTGCAGGAGGGGGAGTCTATCCAGTGGCACTGTTCATGACCGGCGCCCATGATCCGCGCGTCGATCCGATGCGTTCGCGTAAGATGATCGCCAGACTGCAGACGGCCAACCGCAGCGGCCATCCGATAGTATTGCGCACCAGTTCGACAACTGGCCATGGTATCTGTACTACGCTGAGCGACCAGCCGAACCAACAGGCGGATCGGTCCGCGTTTCTGTTCTCAGATCACCAGGCTTCGATCGGTGATGCAAATCTATGCCAGCGTTGAGACGCGGTTGCCAGTCTTGAACAAGAGGAGACCTGGCAGCCAACGCCCGTGGTGCTGATAATACCAATTCCTGATTTACCTGATACAGGGCTATTGACCAAATTACTGAATCTGGTTGTTCAGGCGTCCGTTTGCCTGTGAAAGGCAGAGGAGCACGCAATGATCGGCCAAAAAATCTCTCACTATACCATCCTCGAAAAAGTCGGCGAGGGCGGCATGGGGGTGGTGCACAAGGCCGAGGACAACCGGCTCGGCCGGATGGTCGCCCTCAAATTCCTTCCTCCTGACCTCACCCGTGATGCCGAGGCTAAAGAGCGCTTTTTACGCGAAGCCAAGGCAGCCTCTTTACTGCAGCATGAACACATCTGTACTATCCACGACATCGATGAGGCGCCGGACGGCCAGCTCTTCATCGTTATGGATTATTATGAAGGCGAGACACTCAGGGAGTCCATCGCCAGAGGACCGTTACCGCTGGACCGGGCCATTTACCTGGCGGGGCAAATTGCCCTTGGACTGAAAGAGGCGCACGACCACGGGATCATCCACCGCGATATCAAACCGGGCAACATCATACTGACCCCGAGGGGACAGGCCAAAATCCTTGACTTTGGTCTGGCCTCATCGGGGACCGAGGCACACATCACCAGGACCGGCACGACCTTGGGAACCGCAGCCTATATGTCGCCTGAACAAGCGGCGGGCAAGGAAGTGGATCGCCGCAGCGACATCTGGGCCCTCGGAGTGATTCTTTATGAGATGATCACCGGCGTGAGGCCGTTCGCCGGCGAATACGAGCAGGCGGTGATCTATTCGATTCTCCATGATGAACCGGAACGGCTCACCGCCCGGCGCAACGAGGCGCCGAAGGAGCTGGAACAAGTGGTCCATAAGGCGCTGGCGAAAGACCCTTCCAGGCGGTATCAGCATGTTGAAGAGATGCTGGCGGACTTGAGCTCCATCGCTGCAAAGACATCGGGCGGAATAATCACGGCAAAGACCCCCATCCGTAAAAAAAGAAGGGCTTTCCTGCGCGGACCCCTGGCCGTCCTGGCGGCCGGCATCTTTGCATTCATCCTGTATCTCCTTTCATCGACTCCCTGGCTAAAAAAATCCGCTACGGATTGTCGCAAAATGATTGTCGTCCTCCCCTTCGAAAACCTCGGTGCAGCGGAGGATGAGTACTTTGCCAACGGCACCACCGAGGCCATCACCGCGCGATTAGCCGGCATCAGCGGCCTCGGCGTGATTTCGCGCCAGAGCGCCATGCAATATAAAAAAACAAAAAAAACGATACGGCAGATCGGCAGCGAACTGGGCGTGGACTATCTCCTCGAAGGCACGGTGCAGCGAGAAAAACCCGGGGATCCGGCCAGCCGGGTTCGCGTCATCCCGCAGCTCATCCGCGTGGCCGACGACACCCATGTCTGGGCGGGCACTTACGACGAGAATATGAACGAAGTGTTCCGCGTCCAGTCGGAGATTGCCGAGCGGGTGGCAACCCAACTGGACATTGCACTGTTGGAATCCGAACGTCAGGTCGCTGCAAAACGCCCCACCGAAAACCTGGCAGCCTACGAATACTATCTGCGGGGTATGGACTATGTCAACAGCGTCGTCGTTGCGGAGGTCGAGAAGGCCGTCGCTCTACTGGAAAAAGCCGTCGCACTGGATCCTCAATTCGCAGAAGCGTGGGCCCATCTGGCCAACGCTCATCGTGGTCTCTACTGGGCTTTCGATCGGCCCGGAGAACTGGTTTTACTCAAAGAGGCGGCGGAACGGGCACAGCAGCTCGCGCCCGATCTTCCCGAGACTCATC harbors:
- a CDS encoding SpoIIE family protein phosphatase, whose amino-acid sequence is MNDELHKLQIAVEELSILNDLAVAASTTLEVEKMLDIIVHKSIKALHAEQGAIQLITEQSDAPLKTLIRQMDSENQLLRYKVGINITGWVLKYQKPLVIDDLSSDLRFHTTETERKEIRSVLCVPIQFRAHLFGVLMVVNRMNNGRFTEDDQRLLSIIASQSGQLIYNLQMQQAELEKQRLRQELDMAQKIQKSLLPKCHPVSESFDITICYEPAETVAGDYYDYFRLNDHLTGIVIADVSGHGTSAALVMTMVKGVLHSVCKSYRSPAQMLGDVNTILCGILPPQIFITMVFMQLDPRSLQLRFASAGHNPLLFYHGAGRTCEFLECRGLALGVKRDISYIEREVKMSPGDFLLAYTDGVIEAAASSHEIFGEERLLETVRMAMEEEASDLVCRIRQTVCDFSGRTSHEDDMAMIGIKMKNKEANRDHQPVKE
- a CDS encoding prolyl oligopeptidase family serine peptidase: MALFMTGAHDPRVDPMRSRKMIARLQTANRSGHPIVLRTSSTTGHGICTTLSDQPNQQADRSAFLFSDHQASIGDANLCQR
- a CDS encoding protein kinase produces the protein MIGQKISHYTILEKVGEGGMGVVHKAEDNRLGRMVALKFLPPDLTRDAEAKERFLREAKAASLLQHEHICTIHDIDEAPDGQLFIVMDYYEGETLRESIARGPLPLDRAIYLAGQIALGLKEAHDHGIIHRDIKPGNIILTPRGQAKILDFGLASSGTEAHITRTGTTLGTAAYMSPEQAAGKEVDRRSDIWALGVILYEMITGVRPFAGEYEQAVIYSILHDEPERLTARRNEAPKELEQVVHKALAKDPSRRYQHVEEMLADLSSIAAKTSGGIITAKTPIRKKRRAFLRGPLAVLAAGIFAFILYLLSSTPWLKKSATDCRKMIVVLPFENLGAAEDEYFANGTTEAITARLAGISGLGVISRQSAMQYKKTKKTIRQIGSELGVDYLLEGTVQREKPGDPASRVRVIPQLIRVADDTHVWAGTYDENMNEVFRVQSEIAERVATQLDIALLESERQVAAKRPTENLAAYEYYLRGMDYVNSVVVAEVEKAVALLEKAVALDPQFAEAWAHLANAHRGLYWAFDRPGELVLLKEAAERAQQLAPDLPETHLALGYVAYSEREFDRALEQFEKADRRQPSGETAQAIGFTLRRLGRWQEALKSAEKARRLLPRSYFIYSDILGGTRQGLRQYDQALQDAEYAILLSPGIADGHVTKAQVRLAKGDLNAAHEAMLEMSRRIDMARAAEYVLPQGMVVWCANSHLRLLPETFTVAFNAFEAGSLDRYRGIQPAMVATTHFARALLFEAAGERALAISRYDSARIHFERLIRSNPQSAYIPVYQSDLGLTYAGLNQCKEAMRIGEEAVRMMPISRDAVVGPALVGNLAEIYVRCGKYEEAIVQLETWLSVPSLVSVPLLCLDPVWDPLRPNPRFRRLVEVK